A part of Dehalococcoidia bacterium genomic DNA contains:
- a CDS encoding DVU_1553 family AMP-dependent CoA ligase, which translates to MLKTPLDDWIAAKIGLPPGALPRQAIESYQLARLRKTVALAKERSAFYRSQLAGIDPDGIVNFTHFAELPFTNPQDIRANPYGLLCTPQTEIERIVSLQSSGTTGEPKRFYFTKEDQELTIDFFDYGMRNLVGPSDRIMILLPWELPGSVGDLLKIALTRMGAHPIPYGPVYNAADAIDVALKQKATSMVGIPTHVLRMARNRSGGRLKGLMKSVLLTTDHVPDSISRAVEDAWGCKVFNHYGTTEMGLGGGVQCAARSCYHMREADLYFEIIDPGTGRPLPEGETGEIVFTTLTRQGMPLIRYRIGDLSRFVPGTCPCGSTLRQMDIVRGRVSGMKKLVGRPLTIAELDEAIFQVEGVLNFQCELSEDDGEEILTVDVLIAEGNPTGKDALSQEVQRALYQIPAVAEGLDGGRVKVAVNILDTQLPISKGTAKRTIADRRPGAQDE; encoded by the coding sequence ATGTTAAAGACGCCGTTAGATGACTGGATCGCCGCAAAGATCGGCCTGCCGCCCGGAGCGCTGCCCCGGCAGGCCATCGAGAGCTATCAGCTGGCCCGGCTCCGCAAAACAGTGGCGCTGGCTAAGGAAAGAAGCGCTTTCTATCGTTCGCAATTGGCAGGGATCGATCCGGACGGAATCGTCAATTTTACGCATTTCGCGGAACTGCCGTTCACTAATCCGCAGGATATCAGAGCTAATCCGTATGGACTGCTTTGCACTCCACAGACGGAGATCGAGCGAATCGTCAGTCTGCAGTCTTCGGGCACGACCGGCGAACCGAAACGCTTTTATTTTACTAAAGAAGATCAAGAGCTAACGATAGACTTCTTTGACTATGGCATGCGCAATCTGGTCGGGCCATCCGACAGAATCATGATCCTGCTGCCGTGGGAGTTGCCGGGAAGTGTGGGAGACTTGTTAAAGATAGCGCTCACAAGGATGGGCGCGCATCCAATCCCTTATGGCCCTGTCTACAATGCTGCCGATGCGATCGACGTCGCTTTAAAGCAAAAGGCGACCTCGATGGTTGGGATTCCGACACATGTCCTGCGTATGGCCCGTAATCGAAGCGGCGGGAGACTTAAAGGCCTGATGAAAAGCGTCCTGCTGACGACGGATCATGTGCCCGATTCTATCTCCAGAGCGGTCGAGGACGCATGGGGCTGCAAGGTGTTCAATCATTACGGGACTACGGAGATGGGCCTTGGCGGCGGGGTGCAGTGCGCAGCACGATCGTGTTATCACATGAGAGAAGCCGATCTGTACTTTGAAATCATCGACCCGGGGACGGGGCGGCCGCTTCCCGAAGGCGAGACGGGGGAGATAGTATTCACGACGCTCACCCGCCAGGGCATGCCGCTGATCCGCTACCGCATCGGCGACCTGAGCCGTTTCGTTCCCGGTACATGTCCCTGCGGCTCAACGCTGCGGCAGATGGACATTGTCAGGGGCAGGGTATCTGGTATGAAGAAGCTCGTGGGGAGGCCTCTCACCATAGCTGAACTGGATGAGGCAATCTTTCAGGTCGAAGGTGTATTGAATTTCCAGTGCGAACTATCGGAAGATGACGGGGAAGAGATACTGACAGTTGATGTACTAATCGCAGAAGGGAACCCGACGGGCAAAGATGCGCTGAGCCAGGAGGTGCAGAGAGCCCTTTATCAGATACCCGCCGTTGCGGAGGGCCTGGACGGAGGACGTGTAAAAGTTGCCGTGAATATACTCGACACTCAACTGCCGATATCGAAGGGCACCGCGAAAAGGACAATCGCTGACCGAAGGCCGGGGGCTCAAGATGAGTAA
- a CDS encoding NifB/NifX family molybdenum-iron cluster-binding protein has protein sequence MKIAIAANGAKMDSLIPDNFEESTFLLIAETDDGSFETFKNPEGQESIGMAMVREILKQDCEAVICGVIEKEAFEELAAAQITRYMGANRSAADALNLMDTYKLDIIRVPKGEVYDPDTHNHGPANCEGDKDYA, from the coding sequence ATGAAGATCGCAATTGCGGCCAATGGAGCTAAAATGGATAGCCTGATTCCGGACAATTTCGAAGAAAGCACTTTTCTATTGATTGCAGAAACAGATGACGGAAGCTTTGAGACTTTTAAAAACCCGGAAGGTCAGGAAAGCATCGGGATGGCAATGGTAAGGGAAATCCTGAAGCAGGATTGTGAAGCGGTCATCTGCGGCGTTATTGAGAAAGAAGCCTTTGAAGAACTGGCTGCGGCTCAGATAACCCGCTACATGGGAGCAAACCGCAGCGCAGCGGATGCGCTGAATCTTATGGATACATATAAGCTGGATATCATCCGGGTGCCTAAGGGGGAAGTATACGACCCGGACACACACAATCACGGCCCTGCCAACTGTGAAGGCGACAAGGATTACGCTTAG
- the trsS gene encoding radical SAM (seleno)protein TrsS has product MTSVHDIKKQQTEEIIGRTQSVCPVCLKRIPAERVREHGCVYLRKTCKEHGDFKTVIWRGEPDYLAWQQLKMPEHPNVCLTEIDKGCPYDCGLCPSHNQQICCALLEVTQRCNLGCPICFANAVSDDPVKDLTLEELMDQMKMVRDTTGKSNIQLSGGEPTMRDDLPDIIRAARSLGYTFFQLNTNGIRLGEDHDYVQALKEAGLSWVFLQFDGTKDEIYQHLRGKSLLAAKEKAIEACGRQQLGVVLVPTLVPGINTDNIGDIVRYALKGMPVIRGVHFQPISYFGRYPVPPEDKDRFTLPEVLRALEEQTDGLLKVADFAPSDCESSVCSFHGDFIYMKDGKLTPSSKKQNTCCYGRGSDRMESVLKSRSFVRNRWRILNSPACCGSENGAKKQDSWDNVLDRIRNYRLSITCMAFQDAENLDIERLQYCCVSIIDKGKTIPFCAYNITSRDGHSLYRGKSTDI; this is encoded by the coding sequence ATGACTTCAGTACATGATATAAAGAAGCAGCAGACGGAAGAGATAATCGGCCGGACGCAGAGCGTCTGTCCGGTCTGCTTGAAACGTATTCCTGCCGAGCGGGTCAGGGAGCACGGCTGCGTCTACCTGAGAAAGACCTGTAAAGAACATGGAGACTTCAAGACCGTTATCTGGCGCGGCGAACCCGACTATCTGGCCTGGCAGCAGCTCAAGATGCCGGAGCATCCGAATGTATGTCTGACAGAGATCGATAAGGGATGCCCGTACGACTGCGGTTTATGTCCGAGCCACAACCAGCAGATATGCTGCGCTTTACTAGAAGTTACACAGCGCTGTAATCTCGGTTGTCCAATCTGCTTTGCCAATGCCGTAAGCGACGACCCTGTCAAAGACCTTACCTTAGAAGAGCTGATGGATCAGATGAAAATGGTCCGGGACACGACCGGCAAAAGCAACATCCAGCTTTCCGGCGGTGAGCCTACTATGCGGGATGATCTGCCGGATATCATCAGGGCCGCGCGGTCGCTGGGATACACGTTCTTTCAGTTGAATACCAACGGCATAAGGCTTGGCGAAGATCACGACTATGTACAAGCCTTGAAAGAAGCTGGCCTGAGCTGGGTGTTTCTACAGTTCGACGGAACGAAGGATGAGATATATCAGCATCTGCGCGGGAAGAGCTTGCTTGCAGCGAAAGAGAAAGCCATCGAGGCCTGCGGTCGCCAGCAATTGGGGGTCGTACTCGTGCCGACTCTTGTGCCGGGGATCAACACCGATAATATCGGAGACATCGTGCGTTATGCCCTGAAAGGGATGCCGGTGATCAGGGGAGTGCATTTCCAGCCGATCAGCTATTTTGGCAGATATCCGGTTCCGCCCGAGGACAAGGACAGGTTTACGCTGCCGGAAGTGCTCAGAGCGCTTGAAGAACAGACGGACGGCCTGCTTAAGGTAGCCGATTTCGCGCCCTCCGACTGTGAAAGCTCCGTATGTTCTTTCCACGGGGATTTCATTTATATGAAAGACGGCAAACTGACACCTTCCAGTAAGAAACAAAACACATGCTGTTACGGTCGAGGAAGCGACCGGATGGAATCTGTATTGAAATCGCGAAGTTTTGTAAGAAACAGATGGCGAATCCTGAATAGTCCCGCATGCTGCGGCTCGGAGAACGGCGCGAAGAAACAGGATAGCTGGGACAACGTCCTGGACAGGATCAGGAACTACCGGCTCAGTATCACCTGCATGGCCTTCCAGGATGCTGAAAACCTGGACATAGAACGGTTGCAATACTGCTGCGTTTCAATTATCGATAAAGGTAAGACGATACCTTTTTGTGCGTATAATATCACGAGCAGGGACGGGCATTCTCTGTACCGGGGGAAAAGCACAGATATCTAG
- a CDS encoding XdhC/CoxI family protein — protein MSIYKDILEKLNTGQKIVMLTTLGGSKQSGKSQSKKAYYTEADLETPRSNVRVSFETRQLIQQALATGELQIVSTSDKKLLVAEPFFPEPRLIIFGGGHIGKALCEFGAKLGFSITVVDDRIEFANAERFPDADQVICESFEKSFELLQFNPYTYVVIVTRGHRHDLICLREVAKKPWAYAGMIGARRRVEGVKEQLISEGTPREILEKVNAPIGLDIGAVTPGELAISILGQVISYRRLENPKMGRESARIMWTEFDRDVIEALSLGRNGERALATVLSTRGSAPRRAGAKMLVWADGRILGSVGGGLAEGKVIQSARDIIRKGGYLIQNFDLNGCIADEGMVCGGDMSVLIESVKSR, from the coding sequence ATGAGTATTTACAAGGACATACTCGAAAAGCTGAATACAGGTCAGAAGATTGTAATGTTAACGACACTGGGTGGTTCCAAGCAGAGTGGAAAGAGCCAGTCGAAGAAGGCGTATTATACAGAAGCCGATCTAGAGACGCCGCGTTCCAATGTCAGAGTCAGCTTCGAAACAAGGCAATTAATTCAACAGGCCCTGGCTACAGGCGAACTGCAAATTGTTAGTACATCGGATAAGAAACTACTGGTGGCGGAGCCTTTCTTCCCTGAACCAAGACTGATCATCTTCGGAGGGGGACATATCGGCAAAGCGTTATGCGAATTTGGCGCAAAGCTCGGTTTTTCTATTACCGTGGTTGACGACAGGATTGAATTTGCGAATGCGGAGCGCTTTCCTGATGCGGATCAGGTCATCTGCGAAAGCTTTGAAAAGTCTTTCGAACTTCTACAGTTCAATCCGTATACTTATGTAGTGATTGTGACCAGAGGACACCGGCATGATTTGATTTGTCTGCGTGAGGTTGCCAAGAAGCCATGGGCCTATGCCGGGATGATCGGGGCAAGGCGGCGGGTCGAGGGTGTAAAAGAACAGTTAATCAGCGAGGGAACTCCCCGCGAAATCCTTGAGAAGGTAAATGCACCTATCGGACTGGATATAGGTGCTGTAACGCCGGGAGAGCTCGCGATATCAATCCTCGGGCAAGTGATCAGCTACCGCCGGCTTGAGAACCCTAAAATGGGCCGGGAGTCCGCCAGGATTATGTGGACGGAATTCGACCGGGACGTCATAGAAGCATTGAGCCTTGGAAGAAATGGCGAAAGAGCGCTTGCAACGGTGCTCTCCACGAGAGGGTCCGCTCCGCGTAGGGCTGGAGCCAAAATGCTGGTGTGGGCTGACGGAAGAATCCTGGGTAGTGTAGGCGGTGGATTGGCTGAAGGCAAAGTGATTCAAAGCGCACGGGATATTATCAGAAAGGGAGGATACCTGATCCAGAACTTCGATTTGAATGGCTGTATTGCCGATGAAGGAATGGTCTGCGGTGGTGACATGAGTGTGCTGATCGAGTCTGTAAAAAGTCGGTAA
- a CDS encoding histidine phosphatase family protein has translation MEKRIFLVRHAEAAGIDQQKRYLGQQDPDLSPLGINQAQKLCMAFTSFPIKAVFTSDLVRAVNTASLIANDHHCRIEKIKEFREINLGTWEGRAIKEIQAQHPEEYEQRGRDIANYRTPGGESFADLQKRALPAFTKVAEETEGDLVIVAHAGVNRVILCHLMQRPLEELFSIPQDHAAVNIIRENNGSYRVVTVNMALGSLMSSLRDKIS, from the coding sequence ATGGAGAAGAGAATTTTTTTAGTAAGACATGCCGAAGCTGCCGGGATCGATCAGCAGAAACGCTACCTCGGGCAGCAGGATCCCGACCTGAGCCCTCTCGGGATAAATCAGGCGCAGAAGCTCTGCATGGCATTCACATCTTTTCCGATTAAAGCGGTCTTTACCAGCGATCTTGTCAGGGCGGTAAACACTGCTTCATTGATCGCCAACGACCATCATTGCCGGATCGAGAAGATAAAAGAGTTCAGGGAAATAAACCTGGGGACATGGGAAGGGAGAGCTATTAAGGAAATCCAGGCCCAGCATCCGGAAGAATACGAACAGAGGGGTAGGGATATCGCCAACTACCGGACCCCGGGCGGCGAGAGTTTCGCCGATCTGCAAAAGAGAGCGCTTCCCGCCTTCACTAAAGTCGCAGAGGAAACGGAGGGCGACCTCGTGATCGTGGCGCATGCCGGCGTCAACCGCGTTATACTCTGCCACCTTATGCAGCGGCCGCTCGAAGAGCTTTTCTCCATCCCGCAGGACCATGCCGCGGTCAATATCATTCGAGAAAACAACGGAAGTTATCGTGTGGTCACGGTGAACATGGCTTTAGGCAGCTTGATGTCTAGTCTGAGAGATAAGATATCATAG
- a CDS encoding DVU_1551 family NTP transferase, whose protein sequence is MEQKLKKIAALIPAAGYSSRAGFFKPLLPIASSLVIERSVYTFRQAGIEDIHVVVGHRANLLIPVLTSLGVKKIMNPDYDQGMYTSVQAGVRSLESEVEAFFLLPADYAFLSSETVRNMLRAYQGSSFEVIYPVYRENRGHPPLISAKLRDRILACEPEGGLKELLEREALNSAEIQADDEGILIDLDSEEDYQRAIKGIMPPFPTRKQCQEILREHRTPQPVLEHVQAVAGIACAIAEYLNSRGYRLHLGIVMAASMLHDIAKGEKEHTSKGSQLVARLGYPEVAAVIGSHMILAPEHRNQISETSIVYLADKLVIGRRPVSLDEKLESRLKGFDEEAARQGARERIGQAMALQKQIESILGLKIEDILKENR, encoded by the coding sequence ATGGAACAGAAGTTAAAGAAGATAGCAGCATTGATTCCTGCGGCTGGTTATTCATCCAGAGCAGGTTTCTTTAAGCCTCTTCTACCAATAGCTTCTTCACTAGTAATCGAAAGATCCGTTTACACATTTCGGCAGGCCGGCATAGAGGATATTCATGTTGTCGTCGGACATAGAGCGAATTTGCTGATACCCGTCCTTACTAGCTTAGGCGTAAAAAAAATCATGAATCCAGATTATGATCAGGGTATGTACACATCCGTTCAAGCGGGAGTAAGGTCGCTGGAAAGCGAAGTCGAAGCATTCTTTTTATTACCGGCAGACTATGCCTTTTTGTCGTCAGAGACAGTTCGCAATATGCTTCGAGCGTATCAAGGAAGCTCGTTCGAAGTGATATATCCGGTATATCGTGAAAATAGAGGGCATCCGCCCCTAATCTCCGCTAAGCTGCGGGATCGCATCCTGGCATGTGAACCTGAAGGAGGCTTAAAAGAGTTGTTGGAAAGAGAAGCCCTTAACAGCGCTGAGATTCAGGCCGACGATGAGGGTATTTTGATCGACCTGGATTCGGAAGAAGATTATCAGAGAGCGATTAAGGGCATAATGCCGCCTTTCCCCACCCGCAAGCAATGCCAAGAAATACTGCGGGAACACCGGACGCCTCAGCCTGTTCTGGAACATGTCCAGGCCGTTGCGGGAATAGCCTGCGCTATTGCCGAATATCTGAACAGCAGAGGATACAGGCTTCATTTAGGAATAGTGATGGCGGCTTCCATGCTGCATGATATAGCCAAAGGAGAAAAGGAGCACACAAGCAAGGGCAGCCAACTAGTCGCCCGGCTGGGATACCCCGAGGTGGCAGCAGTTATTGGCTCCCATATGATACTTGCACCTGAGCACCGCAACCAGATCAGCGAAACATCGATCGTCTATCTGGCGGATAAACTGGTGATAGGACGCCGGCCCGTTTCCCTCGATGAAAAACTCGAGTCTCGCTTAAAAGGATTTGACGAAGAAGCCGCTCGGCAGGGCGCAAGGGAACGAATCGGACAGGCTATGGCGCTTCAGAAGCAGATCGAAAGCATCCTGGGCTTGAAGATCGAAGATATTTTAAAGGAAAACAGATAA
- a CDS encoding DVU_1557 family redox protein, with product MKQNDDEKIICEKCQLPLARTKTKLMYQGIKFDAELLRCPKCGQAFVSEDLALGKMHELEIELEDK from the coding sequence ATGAAACAAAATGACGATGAGAAGATTATCTGCGAAAAATGTCAGCTTCCTCTTGCCAGGACCAAGACAAAGCTCATGTACCAGGGTATTAAATTCGATGCCGAGCTTTTAAGATGCCCTAAGTGCGGACAGGCCTTCGTTTCTGAGGATCTGGCATTGGGCAAAATGCATGAATTGGAAATTGAGCTGGAAGACAAGTAA
- a CDS encoding pyridine nucleotide-disulfide oxidoreductase/dicluster-binding protein → MDIDEIAKYKDKCIQEEPPFCQAACPVHVDVRFLMQNIREGDYDKAYRMYARKVLFPGIISRVCDEPCKGSCIRKKLDDPLSIRLLEKAVVDYSESKDAGGYAAVKKRHRVCVIGGGLSGMSCALDLARRGYPVTLYEKSSKLGGRLRDIDPSILPKQILDEEIRRLDDEEVEVIPNTEIKSLDNLDFAAIFIAAGSESAEFAGLRPKDEARPEYKVTFETLQKGVFIIPAASDKKYSSIVAVLQGLQASRSIERYLKNTSLYHNRENELSTDTCLYTNTSGEKKKQAIVPSDLISGYTKEEAHEEASRCLLCECMECDRQCLYLNNYGSYPKVYIDEFVKWYSMPMVSYGAGGGRLAHGRKHQLNACSLCGLCKEVCPTELDMGLVCTELRKLVVADGRMPAAFHDFWLRDMEFSAGDDFFLVRSQPGVSKSKYWFFPGCQLGASDPSYVMNTYRYLTERVKDGVGLYLGCCGAPADWSGRTDILEKNIRTFRENWEGHGKPEVILACPTCHKMFTKYLDDVPVKSLWDIINEQGLPDGYRKGNGVEMALYDPCSSRYVPDVQKSVRNLLANMGYAIEELKMNGRYAQCCSYGGLISTVNPKLAQEIRDERVSASAKDYVTYCPNCRDDFAGNGKPTWHLLDMIFGEGSADGAIKTPPTRSGRLENRRQLKATMMETFWGEKMESQRQEHEKIKLILGDDVEKKMDDRYILLNEIKQVIHHAETNGVKFIDKGAGHSLAHLKIGHVTYWVEYEQSGDSYKVYKTYSHRIQIVEETDDNETK, encoded by the coding sequence ATGGACATCGATGAGATAGCTAAATACAAAGATAAGTGTATTCAGGAAGAGCCACCTTTTTGTCAAGCGGCTTGCCCGGTTCATGTTGACGTCCGTTTTCTTATGCAGAACATCCGCGAAGGTGATTACGACAAAGCCTACAGAATGTATGCCAGGAAGGTGCTGTTCCCCGGCATTATCTCCAGAGTGTGCGATGAGCCATGCAAGGGAAGCTGCATCCGAAAAAAATTGGATGATCCTCTATCAATCCGGCTGCTGGAAAAAGCCGTCGTCGACTATTCTGAATCGAAGGATGCGGGTGGTTACGCGGCTGTAAAGAAGAGACACAGGGTTTGCGTAATCGGCGGCGGTTTGAGCGGAATGAGCTGCGCACTCGACCTCGCGCGCAGGGGATATCCGGTGACTCTGTATGAGAAATCCTCAAAGCTTGGTGGAAGGCTCAGGGATATTGATCCATCGATACTGCCTAAGCAGATTCTGGACGAGGAAATTCGCAGGCTTGATGACGAAGAGGTGGAGGTAATCCCGAATACCGAGATAAAAAGCCTGGATAATCTCGACTTCGCTGCTATCTTCATAGCAGCGGGCAGCGAGTCAGCCGAATTCGCAGGTTTGCGCCCGAAAGACGAAGCTCGCCCCGAGTACAAAGTGACTTTTGAAACCCTGCAAAAAGGTGTATTCATCATCCCCGCTGCAAGCGATAAAAAATATTCCTCTATCGTTGCGGTTTTGCAGGGTTTGCAGGCCTCCAGGTCTATTGAACGTTATCTTAAAAATACATCGCTGTATCACAACAGGGAAAACGAACTCTCTACAGATACCTGTCTCTATACCAACACATCCGGGGAAAAGAAGAAACAGGCCATTGTTCCTTCCGACCTGATATCGGGGTACACCAAGGAGGAAGCGCATGAAGAGGCTTCCAGATGCCTGCTGTGCGAGTGCATGGAATGTGACAGACAGTGCCTCTATCTTAATAATTACGGGAGCTATCCCAAAGTATATATCGATGAATTCGTCAAATGGTATTCCATGCCTATGGTTTCATATGGGGCCGGAGGCGGCCGCCTGGCACATGGAAGGAAGCACCAGCTGAACGCCTGCAGTCTATGCGGCCTATGCAAGGAGGTTTGTCCTACCGAATTAGATATGGGACTCGTATGTACCGAACTCAGGAAGTTAGTCGTTGCCGACGGCAGGATGCCTGCCGCTTTTCATGATTTCTGGCTGCGGGATATGGAGTTTTCCGCCGGCGATGACTTTTTTCTGGTCAGAAGCCAACCCGGCGTCTCTAAAAGCAAGTACTGGTTCTTCCCCGGCTGCCAGCTGGGCGCATCAGACCCAAGCTATGTGATGAATACCTATCGCTACCTCACGGAAAGAGTAAAGGATGGCGTCGGGCTGTACCTGGGATGCTGCGGCGCGCCGGCGGATTGGTCCGGACGAACCGACATCCTGGAAAAGAATATCCGGACGTTCAGGGAGAATTGGGAAGGTCACGGCAAACCTGAAGTCATACTCGCGTGTCCGACTTGCCACAAGATGTTCACTAAATATCTTGACGATGTCCCGGTGAAGTCCTTATGGGATATCATCAACGAGCAGGGCCTTCCTGATGGGTATCGCAAAGGGAATGGCGTCGAGATGGCCTTATATGATCCCTGTTCCAGCCGCTATGTGCCGGATGTGCAGAAGAGCGTCAGGAATCTGCTCGCCAACATGGGGTACGCCATAGAAGAGCTAAAGATGAACGGAAGGTATGCGCAGTGCTGCAGCTACGGCGGGCTGATCTCGACGGTGAATCCGAAGCTCGCTCAGGAGATAAGGGATGAGCGAGTGAGCGCTAGCGCTAAAGATTACGTGACCTATTGCCCGAACTGCCGTGACGACTTTGCCGGTAATGGAAAGCCGACCTGGCATCTTCTGGACATGATATTTGGAGAGGGGAGCGCGGATGGCGCCATCAAGACACCGCCTACCCGATCCGGAAGGCTTGAAAACAGGAGACAGCTTAAGGCTACGATGATGGAAACATTCTGGGGCGAAAAGATGGAAAGTCAGAGACAGGAACATGAGAAAATCAAGCTGATACTCGGCGATGACGTTGAAAAGAAGATGGATGACCGGTATATCCTCCTTAACGAGATCAAACAGGTCATACATCACGCTGAGACGAACGGCGTTAAGTTCATTGACAAAGGGGCCGGGCACAGTCTAGCCCACCTCAAAATCGGCCACGTAACATACTGGGTTGAATATGAGCAAAGCGGCGACAGCTATAAGGTTTATAAGACGTACAGCCACCGAATACAGATTGTAGAGGAAACTGACGATAATGAAACAAAATGA